Below is a window of Granulicella pectinivorans DNA.
CAAGCACCTCAGTAACCGGCCCGTCAGTCATGTGCGACTTCCCAAGACTAACCCCATCACAAAAACAACGCAACCCAAAAACTGTGGATTACGTGATCCCGCTCTAAACCCTCGCAAATCAATCTTTGCAACCTGACTCATTACGTTTCAAAGACTCGAGCTCCAACGCTCTACGCCCTACCGGTGGAGTGACGCAACGCTCCGGTACCGTCAGGTTCGGTAACAATGACAATCTGAATCCAGTCAGGAGGTCAGTGTTCCCTTCTTCCCCTGGAAGATCCGTTAGTGTCAATCGTAGACATCATGAATCAGTCCAAGGGAATCCTAATGGCATCTCCGCCGTAGCGAACTTCATGCGACGCGTGGTTGCCGCCCACCATACGCACGACGAAACTGCGCTCGCGGAGCATTCCCCGGAAGCTGCCTAAGCGCGCGCCGATATGAAGTTCGCGGGCCTTATCATCCCAACGAACAACGATCTTGCTGGACTGACCGGTCTCGTAATCATAGTTGCTCCCCTCATCATCGTAGAGAGTGAAGCTCCCATCTTGTCCGGGGTAGACCACCAACTCTATAGGACCGTCGCTATGCTGTTCTGAATACTGACTGACAGGACCAAGAGGAAGAATCGACCCTGCCCGCACGAAGAGAGGGATGATATCGACGGGCGCAGAGGAAGCAATCACCTGCGCACCGGGCAAGTGCTTCTCCGTCCAGAAGTTGTACCAACCGCCAACGGCTGAAGGCAAGTAGACACGCGCGCTCGTCACCGAGGCATCAGTAACAGGAGCAACCAGAAGGTCTTTGCCAAACATGAACTCGTATTTCTGTTGCAGAGCTTTTGGGTCGGAGGGGAAGTCCATCACCAGCGGACGCAGAAGCGTTGAACCGTGTGACGTAACCTGCGCAGCCTCGGAGTAGATATAGGGGATCATGCGCGAACGCAGTTCAAGATACTTTCGCCCAACCGTCTCGACCTTGGATCCATACAGCCATAGCTCGGTGGGTGTGAGCCAACCATGGACGCGCATCAATGGCGTAAAGGCGGAGAATTCCAACCACCGCATCAATCGCTCTTGGTAAGCGGGATCGCTAAACTGGGTTGTACCCGACCGGAAAAAGCCTCCTGTGTCACTTGTCCAGTAAGGGAGCCCCGAGGCGGAGTAACCAAGCCCAGCAACGATCTCACGACGCAGAGTTTCCCAATCATTGCCGACATCGCCCGACCAAACCGCGGATGCATAGCGTTGCTGCCCCAGGAAGGCGTTGCGTGTGAGCAGCATGACGCGCTTGCCGGGAACATCCTTGCGCAGTCCTTCGTACACGGTTCTATTGACCAAAAGTGGATAAAGAAGGCGCACGTCGTCTCCGGCACCGGTGAAGACCTTTCTTCCGTGAATGTCATCGTTCTCGGGTTCGGTCGCGTCGAGCCACCACGCATCGAAGCCAAACGGCACCATATGCGTGCTGAAGTCTTTCCAGTAGAGAGCACGGGCTTCCGGATTGAAGAAATCGACCCAGTCCGTGCCAGGCACGTAGAAGCCACGCGACTGAAACTCCTTGCCGATCTCGGTCTCCGCAGCGATCCTGGACCAGACGGAGATCATGATGTGTGCATGCAGATCGTGCACCGAGTTCACCATTCCGGCAGGATCAGGATAGTCGTTCTCGTCGAACTTCATCGCGTTCCAGCCGTACTTGCCCCAGTACATCCAGTCCTGAACGATGAGGTCGAGTGGAAGCTGCTTTTCTCTGAAGGTCTCGAGATTTTGCTGAAGCTCTTTCTGAGAAGAATAGCGAGCTCGGGACTGAATAAATCCGTACGCCCACTTTGGCATCAATGGAGCGGAACCCGTGACATCGCGATAGCGCCGGATGACGTCATCGGCCGAAGGACCTGCAAATACGACGTAGTCGATTGTATGACCAGAGAAAGATCGCCAAGTCGTCCGGTCAGCCGCAGGTCGGAAAAAGACCGTCGGCTGATCGTCGATATCACCTTCCAACCGAATGGAATGTTTGCCCGCTGCGAGCGTACTGAACCAGCTCGTTGTCGGAGGTAGCCAGAAGTTGGCGAAGTCCATCACGGGCTTGCCGTCGATCTCCACCTTATAACGTCGTTCCATCTTCCAGCCCGAGTCCAGCATCATGGCCTGTGCGCCGGCGACTGGGATTTCAAAATCGCCCCTGAACGACGCAGACTTCCGCACATCCGGTCCAGTGCTATTGCCTGCGAGCGACTGGTTGATCGTGTAGCTCGATGTTCCAGCCGGCATCAGGTGGATCGCGGTATCCGCTGGATTCAGATCCGTCCTTCCGTAGTTATGCCAGAGTAGGCCATAGCCCTTGTTGGACAGCAGGAAGGGGATGGAGATCTGGGTATTGACCTGGGTAAGCCTCCGCGGAAGGTCGCGCACATCGAGGAAGCCATCCTGAAACTGGCCGCCACCGAAGAGGGACTCGTCTTTCGCGGATACGAAGCTCTCCTGCAATGTGGGAAGTTCCTCCCCGGGATGAGAATCCGGCAGTTTGCGACCGTTGTCCTCCTCAGTGAGAAGCAGTTTGCCATGAGAGTCGGTAAAACTAAGCTTTCCGCTATGTCGGTTGACCCTTGCCGCGAGGTTGCCCGCAGTCACAACAATCGCCTCAGGAGTTTGCTTCACCTCAAAGCGTGGTGCAGGAAGATTCTGGAGGAGTAGCATTTCACCCGGACCTCCCGGCTCCGGCGGTGCGCCGACCTTAGAGATTCTCACCCGAATGACGCCCTCTTCTAAAGGGGAGATCTCTATGGTGTCACCGTTCACCGAAACCGTCACCATCGTCGCGGTTTTGGAATAAGCGGACTGCTGGGCATCTATACGCGCAAAGCTACTCAACTGAATAGCGAGCACGAACTGAATGGCGATGAGTCGAGGAAAAAGTCGCTCGACGTGGACGGGGAAATACGATCGGAGCATCAGAGCAACTCCCTAACCAAAAATTTGATCGCGCTCCATGCGCACAATCAGACTAACCGTGACTGCTCAATCGCATTCAGAGTGCCTCAACTCATCAACCGGTCGCGGAAACATGATCAGTTATAGGCGAAGGAGTATGTGAGTGGCGCTCCCCTCAATCGTGCAATCATCATACCTAATCATCCAAGCTTTGCGTCAACCCCTGTAAGAAGAAAAGCAACATGATGCAAATGGGATGGATTGCAAACAGTGCTATCAAGACCTGGCCGCATCGTGCACGCACGCTTCCCTGCGTGCACGGTTCTTGCTCCCCACTACGGTTGAACACGCGCCGCCCCCTCCCCGGCCTGCGTTCTCCAGAATAAGGACCGAGTCTGGCGCCGCGATGTAGAAATCTGGTCAACGCAGCAGACCCAATTTCAATGGTCCAGAAAGTGAAATCCAGCAAACGCAGGCAACGGCGAGCATTCAACCGAAAATGGTGCTATCAAACTAGCCAATCATCATACGAATTGCTTAGAATGTGCCACCTGGAGGCATCCATGCTCAGCCACGCCCACAACTTCGCTCAATATCTCTCGCCCAACGAGCTACCGAAAGCCTGCCGATCGCGTGGTATCGCCGCGGGGGTACTACTTCTATTGAGCATCGCGATCAACCATGCGGCTCTCGGGCAGACCAGAACGGAAGCTGCCTCCTCTATCGAAGCAAGAATCGACCAGTCGATAGCCGCCATGACTTTGGAGGAGAAGATATCGCTGATCTCCGGCGGGAGTGTGCTCGGATCGACCGCACTTCCTCGATTGGGCATCCCCGCGTTTCGAATGGGCGACGGGCCAATTGGCGCACATGACCCTTCGCCCTCGACTGCTTACGCGGCGGGCATCGCACTTGCAGCCACATGGGATCGCGACTTGGCAAACCATATCGGGACTCAGATTGGGCGGGACTCCCGTTCACGAGGAGCAGCCTTCCTATTGGGTCCGGGAATGAATATCTATCGCGCCCCCATGAACGGGCGCAACCACGAGTACTTCGGGGAAGATCCTTTCCTCGCCGGACAGATAGCTGTCCACTACGTCTACGGTCTGCAGTCGCAGAATGTCGCTGCGACAATCAAGCATTTCCTGGGTAACAACTCGGAGTTTGCGCGCTTTACGTCGGACACCGTGGTGAGCGAGCGTGCGTTACGAGAAATCTACCTGCCGGCATTTGAAGCGGCCGTGAAAGAGGGACACGCTGCAGCCATTATGGACTCGTATAACCGCGTGAACGGAACGTGGATGACGGAAAATGCACACATGAATCGCGAGGTCACAAAGGAGCAATGGCACTTCGATGGCCTGATCATGTCGGACTGGATTGCAACTCATGACGGTGCCGCTGCAGCCACGGGAGGCCTCGATCTGGAGATGCCGGCACCGCTCTACTTCAATCCGGAGACGCTTCTACCCGCTGTGAAGAGTGGCAGAGTGAAGGAGTCGGCGATCGACGACAAGGTGAGGCGGTTGTTGCGCGTGGCAGCGCGGTTCGGCTGGATTACCCCGACGGTCCAAGGCCCCGGCTGGATCAGCCACGATCCATTGGATGCCGACGTCCCCCGCTACAATCAGCAGGGCCGTGAGGTCGCGTTGCAGGGAGCACTTGAAAGTGCGACGCTACTGAAGAATGAGGGTGGTCTTCTTCCACTGGATCGGACGCGCGTCAATCGGATCGCCGTCATCGGGCCCAATGCCAATCCAGGTTATGCAACCGGTGGCGGAAGCGGGATGGTGCCTCCCTTCTTTATGACTGGGCCATTTAAGGGGATCAGCGACTATCTCGGCGTTGGTGGCAATGTGACGTATGCACAGGGGATCGACAAGCTCGACGTGTTGGCACAGGAGACCGGATTGACCGAGACGGTTCATGGAACAACGCAGGGAGTGCTGGCAGAGACGTTCTCGACTCCGGACTTTAGAGGCAAGCCAAGCGCGACACGGCATGAAACCTCGATCAATGGTGGCCCCTATGCGCAATTGCCTGCAAGCACATCAGACGAACCCAATATCGGTCTGAGCATAGGGGGCGCTAGCATGAAAGAGACCATGCGTAAGTCGATCGAAGAGACACTGCATGCCCCGATACAATACGTGCGATGGACAGGCTTCTATACAGCGAAGAACAGCGGCGAACACATCGCATTTGTGGAACACCCCGGTAAATATCGCTTACTGGTCGATGGCAAGACGTTGATCGATCATGCGGAGATCAATGCTCCCATGGTGGAGCAAGTGAGAACGCAGCTTGATGCCGGCGTTCATAAGGTCGTGCTTGAGGATCTGGGCGTGCCGAAGTTCGGCAACGCCATCACACGGCTTGGTATTGTGAAGGCGGACGCAGTGGTGCATCCTGCGGCCCTGGAGTTGGCCAAGCGAGCGGATGTCGTGGTGCTCTCGGTCGGGTTCGACATAGAGACCGAAGGCGAAGGAGCAGATCGTGAGTTCCAACTCCTACCCGGACAGAAAGAACTTATCGAGCAAATAGCGGCTGTCAATCCGCATACTGTTGTGGTTCTGAACGCGGGTGGAAGTGTGGATACGAAGCCCTGGCTGGATCGGGTGCCGGCGCTCCTCGACATCTGGTATCCAGGACAGGAGGGGGGCATCGCGCTCGGTAGAATTCTGTTTGGCGATGCCAACCCATCCGGACGCTTGCCGATCTCCTGGGAGCGCAGCCTGAAGGACAATCCCTCGGCGAATTACTACTACACGTCACCAGGCACTGACCGTATCTTTTACGGGGACGACATCTTCGTCGGCTATCGCGGCTATGAACACAACCACACACAGCCACTCTTCCCCTTCGGATTTGGACTGTCTTACACCAGGTTCCAATATTCGAAGCTCGAGATCCATCAAGACCCCGATGCAAAGTATGGACGATACACCGTGGGATTCGACGTCACGAACACCGGTAAACGCGAAGGTGCCGATGTCGCCCAAATCTATGTTTCGGAGGACCTACCGACCGTCCCACGCCCACCTCAGGAGCTGAAGGGTTTTGCACGTGTCGCACTTGCACCGGACGAGACAAAGCATGTGACGCTTGCGCTGGATCCCCGTTCCTTTGCCTGGTACGACGTCGCGTCGAAGGCTTGGCACATCGATGCCGGAACGTTCACGATACGCGTGAGCCGCTCCTCTATAGAACCGCAACTGGAGGGAAAGGTCTCGATCACGAAACCCCTCCTCATCCCGGTTGACTGAAATACAGATTGACCTACTGAACGGGTACCTGGATGGCAGCCTTGATTGCCTTGAACTCGTCGATGGTTTGCTGCGACGCGCTGCCGTCCTGATAGACCTCAAGATTGATGACGGGGACTGTCTTACGTGCGGTTGCCTGTCGGATGTAGTCGATGGCCTGGGCACTTGAATAGCGAGGCGCAGGAATGTCTGCGTCTTGCTTAATGTGACCCCAGTCTCCTCCCTCATTGGTCAGGGTCATGGTTGCCTGCAGACCCTTTTGCGGTCCACTCAGAAAGATGCCTGAGCCTCCGACCGGCAGTTCCGCATCATTTTCTGATGTGAGCCGGTCGGGGAAATCTCCTTCACCGCAGGCGTAGTCCTGAAGATCGGTGGCCTTTGGCAGAATCCAGGAGTTGTAACCAACGACCCGTCCGGGAAAGCCCGCCTTCGCCGCCTCCGTCATAGCCTTCCAAGGAGCCTGGAGCGTGTAATAGAAGGTTGTTCCATCGTCGAACCACCAGCCGGCAAGCTTCTCTCCATACCGAAGGCCGATCTCCCGGATCTGCTCTTCCCATTCCTTGAAGTAGGCGTCTTTGTCCATCGAGCGTGCATGGGTGCCGCTCCACCAATTATCTTCGCTGCGTCCTGCGTGGTAGTAGAGCATAAGCTTGATGTGGCGTTTGGTGAGAGCGTCGGCAAGTTCGGCGATGAGGTCGCGTTGGGTGGTGTGTCCGGGAGCGACGCGCTCCCATGATTTGATGGGCGCGGGGAAATAGTAAGTCGACCAACTGGTGGCGAAGACGATGAAACCTGCGCCAGTATTGGCAACCATGTCTGCAAAGGCATTTACGTCGAAGTCGCGTGTGGCTTCCTCGTAGGACTTCTTCGGGCCGGTGCGCGGAAAGGAGGCAGCCGTCCAGGTGAACATGAGTCCGTATTTGGCGTTGACCATCCACTTCGTGGACGCACGGAGCGTAGCGCCCTCAACTGACAAAGCGCTGGACACGGCGGGTTTTACGAGCTCCATGGAAAACAGAGACAGGTTGAATGCGTGTCCAGCGGGCTCCAGTGCGCGCAGGGTGATCTCACTCTCACCGGCAGGAAGTCGCAATGTGCCGGGGACTTCGTTCCGCATCCATAGATTAGTCGCCGAGGCCTTGCGGTAGCCAATCGTGTACGTAAGCTTGCCGAGCTTGCTGGCAAGCTCCACCTTCACCGGTCCCGGAGACGGTAGCTTGCAATCAATAAGGACCTGCCCGCAATTCTCTGTGAGAAGTGTCAACGAGTAGTTTCCCGTCTCTGGAACCCGCACCTTCCATGTCATCGAATCATCGTTACTGGTCCAGTTCCACACCCAAAAGCGAGCAGCCTGATCCGGCCATTGCACTTTGAGATGCCCCTTCAGACCAGCATCTGCAGCCATCAGGACATTCGTCTCCGACGGAACAATCGAGAGCACTTTCTGTGGCTCCGACGCAGGAGCATGGGCTTCCTGACTTGAAAGCCTCACGGGGAGGCTTGCGCATAAGAATGCTGCGAGCAATGCGAGGTTTTTTGCGAGAATGCGTTGGTTGCTTAATATGCCCTGACGAACTCGAACGAAATTACTTGGTGTCATGATCAATCCTCTCGGAGAACAGCGGCCGCAAGCTGGCTTTTCTGTTCAAAAAGGTATACATCATATGTTTCACCGAAGTACAGTCACATTGTTCGTGTTCACTCGAGCAGATGAAGCAACCTCGTCAGCCGGTGCGGAAGAGGTTATCGGAGATGCCACGGACACCCGGGTCAAGCGCAAAGAGAGCTCCTGCAAGCGATACATCACGGCTCCCTAGCGAGGCGGTCGTGACGAAGAGGGTACGCAAGTCGTCTCCGCCAAAGGCGCAACTGGTGATGTTGCTTACCGGCATCTCGATCACCCGATCTACAGTGCCCGCGGGATCGAAGCGCACCAAGCAGTTCCCGAAGTAGCGGCAATTCCAAACGCAGCCCTCCTCATCCATCGCCGACCCGTCCGGTATACCCCGACCGAAACC
It encodes the following:
- a CDS encoding beta-glucosidase, whose translation is MLSHAHNFAQYLSPNELPKACRSRGIAAGVLLLLSIAINHAALGQTRTEAASSIEARIDQSIAAMTLEEKISLISGGSVLGSTALPRLGIPAFRMGDGPIGAHDPSPSTAYAAGIALAATWDRDLANHIGTQIGRDSRSRGAAFLLGPGMNIYRAPMNGRNHEYFGEDPFLAGQIAVHYVYGLQSQNVAATIKHFLGNNSEFARFTSDTVVSERALREIYLPAFEAAVKEGHAAAIMDSYNRVNGTWMTENAHMNREVTKEQWHFDGLIMSDWIATHDGAAAATGGLDLEMPAPLYFNPETLLPAVKSGRVKESAIDDKVRRLLRVAARFGWITPTVQGPGWISHDPLDADVPRYNQQGREVALQGALESATLLKNEGGLLPLDRTRVNRIAVIGPNANPGYATGGGSGMVPPFFMTGPFKGISDYLGVGGNVTYAQGIDKLDVLAQETGLTETVHGTTQGVLAETFSTPDFRGKPSATRHETSINGGPYAQLPASTSDEPNIGLSIGGASMKETMRKSIEETLHAPIQYVRWTGFYTAKNSGEHIAFVEHPGKYRLLVDGKTLIDHAEINAPMVEQVRTQLDAGVHKVVLEDLGVPKFGNAITRLGIVKADAVVHPAALELAKRADVVVLSVGFDIETEGEGADREFQLLPGQKELIEQIAAVNPHTVVVLNAGGSVDTKPWLDRVPALLDIWYPGQEGGIALGRILFGDANPSGRLPISWERSLKDNPSANYYYTSPGTDRIFYGDDIFVGYRGYEHNHTQPLFPFGFGLSYTRFQYSKLEIHQDPDAKYGRYTVGFDVTNTGKREGADVAQIYVSEDLPTVPRPPQELKGFARVALAPDETKHVTLALDPRSFAWYDVASKAWHIDAGTFTIRVSRSSIEPQLEGKVSITKPLLIPVD
- a CDS encoding glycoside hydrolase family 31 protein yields the protein MLRSYFPVHVERLFPRLIAIQFVLAIQLSSFARIDAQQSAYSKTATMVTVSVNGDTIEISPLEEGVIRVRISKVGAPPEPGGPGEMLLLQNLPAPRFEVKQTPEAIVVTAGNLAARVNRHSGKLSFTDSHGKLLLTEEDNGRKLPDSHPGEELPTLQESFVSAKDESLFGGGQFQDGFLDVRDLPRRLTQVNTQISIPFLLSNKGYGLLWHNYGRTDLNPADTAIHLMPAGTSSYTINQSLAGNSTGPDVRKSASFRGDFEIPVAGAQAMMLDSGWKMERRYKVEIDGKPVMDFANFWLPPTTSWFSTLAAGKHSIRLEGDIDDQPTVFFRPAADRTTWRSFSGHTIDYVVFAGPSADDVIRRYRDVTGSAPLMPKWAYGFIQSRARYSSQKELQQNLETFREKQLPLDLIVQDWMYWGKYGWNAMKFDENDYPDPAGMVNSVHDLHAHIMISVWSRIAAETEIGKEFQSRGFYVPGTDWVDFFNPEARALYWKDFSTHMVPFGFDAWWLDATEPENDDIHGRKVFTGAGDDVRLLYPLLVNRTVYEGLRKDVPGKRVMLLTRNAFLGQQRYASAVWSGDVGNDWETLRREIVAGLGYSASGLPYWTSDTGGFFRSGTTQFSDPAYQERLMRWLEFSAFTPLMRVHGWLTPTELWLYGSKVETVGRKYLELRSRMIPYIYSEAAQVTSHGSTLLRPLVMDFPSDPKALQQKYEFMFGKDLLVAPVTDASVTSARVYLPSAVGGWYNFWTEKHLPGAQVIASSAPVDIIPLFVRAGSILPLGPVSQYSEQHSDGPIELVVYPGQDGSFTLYDDEGSNYDYETGQSSKIVVRWDDKARELHIGARLGSFRGMLRERSFVVRMVGGNHASHEVRYGGDAIRIPLD
- a CDS encoding alpha-L-fucosidase, with amino-acid sequence MTPSNFVRVRQGILSNQRILAKNLALLAAFLCASLPVRLSSQEAHAPASEPQKVLSIVPSETNVLMAADAGLKGHLKVQWPDQAARFWVWNWTSNDDSMTWKVRVPETGNYSLTLLTENCGQVLIDCKLPSPGPVKVELASKLGKLTYTIGYRKASATNLWMRNEVPGTLRLPAGESEITLRALEPAGHAFNLSLFSMELVKPAVSSALSVEGATLRASTKWMVNAKYGLMFTWTAASFPRTGPKKSYEEATRDFDVNAFADMVANTGAGFIVFATSWSTYYFPAPIKSWERVAPGHTTQRDLIAELADALTKRHIKLMLYYHAGRSEDNWWSGTHARSMDKDAYFKEWEEQIREIGLRYGEKLAGWWFDDGTTFYYTLQAPWKAMTEAAKAGFPGRVVGYNSWILPKATDLQDYACGEGDFPDRLTSENDAELPVGGSGIFLSGPQKGLQATMTLTNEGGDWGHIKQDADIPAPRYSSAQAIDYIRQATARKTVPVINLEVYQDGSASQQTIDEFKAIKAAIQVPVQ